The following proteins come from a genomic window of Alicyclobacillus dauci:
- a CDS encoding SAM-dependent methyltransferase → MSQVEKTVGLDLSRIVFIGRTWEEYLLMFNLSKEDLMGRKVLDCPSGACSFTANANKNGIDTMATDIAYYHDVDDLEKKGFQDIEHTMQSMEKSAGNYIWNFFSDIGELKRMRTQALTECVSDMKEFGASRYLPAVLPQLPFTDKQFDVTLSAHFLFTYTDRLDYDFHIQTMNELFRVTGEEVRIFPTVDMEGKKYEYMDTLIEWVSGQGWTAEEIQVPYEFQKNANTMLKLTIK, encoded by the coding sequence ATGAGTCAAGTTGAGAAGACCGTAGGGTTAGACCTAAGCAGAATCGTATTCATTGGACGAACATGGGAGGAATATTTACTCATGTTCAATTTGTCCAAAGAAGATTTGATGGGTCGTAAAGTTTTGGATTGCCCATCTGGTGCTTGTTCATTCACCGCAAACGCAAACAAGAATGGTATCGACACGATGGCAACTGATATTGCTTATTATCATGATGTTGACGATTTAGAGAAAAAAGGGTTCCAAGACATTGAACATACAATGCAGTCAATGGAGAAATCCGCAGGGAATTACATTTGGAATTTCTTTTCAGACATTGGAGAACTGAAGCGAATGAGAACACAAGCACTGACAGAGTGCGTTTCTGACATGAAGGAGTTTGGGGCAAGTCGCTACCTACCTGCGGTCTTGCCACAGTTGCCATTTACAGACAAACAGTTCGATGTAACGTTGTCGGCACACTTCTTGTTCACTTACACAGATAGACTGGATTATGACTTTCATATTCAAACCATGAACGAACTGTTTAGAGTGACAGGGGAGGAAGTTCGAATCTTCCCAACGGTTGATATGGAAGGTAAAAAATACGAGTACATGGACACACTTATTGAATGGGTTAGCGGTCAAGGATGGACAGCAGAAGAAATTCAAGTTCCATACGAATTTCAAAAGAACGCTAATACCATGTTAAAGCTGACTATAAAGTGA
- a CDS encoding aminopeptidase, with protein sequence MTEGMNYIVNEQLKKYAELVVRVGVNLQKGQNLVVGFGRRQVYPEHIEFARCLVEAGYDAGAKFVQIDWGDEWWIRETVKRGSIETLEKRAKWQLEWVEQLAEEGAAYIAIPASNPDLYEGIPHDRVTAAEHAISSTFRDFDNRRTGRKYRWTLASAPTQAWADKVHPELPEGERVQALWDDILYCARATGDDPVAGWHKHLDNLRHRSDWLNGLNIRSLHYTAPGTDLTIEMAPKHYWTPALQDALDGIPFVANMPTEEVYSAPNKLGVNGVVTSTMPLNHNGSTIVGMKLRFDNGRIVEYSAESGQEALQSIVEADEGSHYLGEVALVPVDSPIAEKGQLFYNTLFDENASCHLAIGRAYALVENGEKLPQSEWGAHGLNDSLMHVDFMIGSDKLNIDATTMDGKVVPIFRNGKWAPAK encoded by the coding sequence ATGACTGAGGGGATGAACTACATAGTGAACGAACAACTGAAGAAATACGCTGAATTGGTTGTCCGCGTCGGTGTCAATCTGCAAAAAGGCCAAAACTTGGTCGTTGGTTTCGGACGCCGCCAGGTGTACCCCGAGCACATTGAATTTGCGCGCTGCCTTGTGGAAGCGGGCTATGATGCCGGGGCAAAATTTGTACAAATCGACTGGGGCGACGAGTGGTGGATTCGCGAAACTGTGAAGCGCGGTTCCATCGAGACGCTGGAAAAACGCGCGAAATGGCAACTGGAATGGGTGGAGCAACTCGCCGAAGAGGGTGCGGCCTACATCGCTATTCCAGCATCCAACCCTGATTTGTACGAGGGTATTCCGCACGACAGAGTGACGGCTGCTGAGCATGCAATCAGTTCCACTTTCCGCGACTTTGACAATCGTCGCACTGGGCGGAAGTACCGGTGGACACTTGCTTCGGCGCCGACCCAGGCGTGGGCTGACAAAGTCCATCCGGAACTGCCGGAAGGTGAACGGGTGCAGGCACTGTGGGATGACATCCTATACTGCGCGCGTGCAACAGGGGACGATCCCGTCGCAGGTTGGCACAAACACCTCGACAACTTGCGCCATCGCAGCGACTGGCTAAACGGACTCAACATTCGGTCCCTGCATTACACGGCACCCGGAACGGACTTGACCATCGAGATGGCACCTAAGCATTATTGGACACCAGCCCTTCAAGATGCGCTGGACGGCATTCCATTCGTGGCGAACATGCCGACCGAGGAAGTGTACTCGGCACCGAATAAACTGGGTGTAAATGGTGTTGTGACGAGTACAATGCCACTGAATCACAACGGATCGACAATTGTTGGAATGAAACTGCGATTTGACAACGGACGCATCGTTGAGTATTCGGCAGAGTCCGGACAGGAAGCGCTCCAGAGTATCGTCGAGGCGGATGAGGGCAGTCACTACCTTGGGGAAGTTGCGCTCGTACCTGTCGATTCACCTATTGCCGAAAAGGGCCAGTTGTTTTACAACACGTTGTTCGACGAGAACGCCTCATGCCACTTGGCCATTGGACGTGCTTACGCGCTCGTTGAAAATGGCGAGAAACTACCTCAGTCAGAGTGGGGAGCACACGGATTGAATGACAGTCTGATGCATGTCGACTTTATGATCGGTTCCGACAAACTGAACATCGATGCGACGACAATGGACGGTAAAGTCGTGCCGATTTTCCGAAATGGCAAATGGGCACCAGCTAAGTAA
- a CDS encoding MDR family MFS transporter, whose amino-acid sequence MSFRSLHRNIKIRLFVGLLFGIAQSTTMPFMAIYFAKSVGEVLTGILLTVATLASLLSGALGGYYCDRYGRRRILIFGETVFLVSYAVMACANSPFWNSPWATFVTFLVGNMCFGAYAPADEAMLLDLTTPAERPAVYGMFYWLHNLTLAIGASLGAFLFEGHKLLLFSLTGAAVLVTLFTTVLFIQETLRPDKRKQHGVEPQHRSFVQVYGQVLKDRAFMMYLLGGILVATLEFQLNNYIGIHLAKAMVVNTVSFLHHAVVRVDGLKMIGILQTENTILVVLLATLAVRFVANRDKGRILLWGLIFNVSGFTLMTVLTTPVALVLAMFLATVGEVVNVPIRQAFLGDLAPDHMRSTYAAMNGMTFGAGRMLATMAVALGAVLPNWTMGAMSGIVGTVGILLVARVAARSHGRKVHDSGVAQPSGQALEIES is encoded by the coding sequence ATGTCATTTCGATCACTACACCGCAACATCAAAATCAGACTTTTCGTCGGCCTTCTTTTCGGCATTGCCCAGTCAACGACGATGCCGTTTATGGCTATTTACTTCGCCAAGAGCGTGGGTGAAGTGTTGACAGGTATTCTGTTGACCGTGGCGACCCTTGCCAGTTTACTCTCGGGCGCACTGGGAGGATATTACTGTGACAGGTACGGTCGCCGCAGAATCCTGATTTTCGGAGAGACCGTATTTTTGGTCAGCTACGCTGTCATGGCGTGTGCCAACAGTCCGTTTTGGAATTCGCCCTGGGCCACATTTGTGACGTTTCTCGTCGGCAACATGTGCTTCGGTGCTTACGCACCGGCCGACGAGGCCATGTTGCTCGATTTGACGACGCCCGCGGAACGCCCTGCGGTGTACGGCATGTTTTACTGGCTTCACAACTTGACCCTAGCCATCGGTGCTAGCTTGGGCGCGTTCTTGTTTGAGGGACACAAGCTTTTGCTGTTTAGTCTCACGGGTGCTGCCGTCCTTGTGACACTCTTCACAACCGTGTTATTCATTCAGGAGACATTGCGGCCTGACAAACGCAAACAGCATGGAGTGGAGCCACAACACCGTTCTTTCGTTCAGGTCTATGGACAGGTGCTCAAAGATAGGGCGTTCATGATGTACTTGCTCGGGGGTATCCTTGTGGCTACCCTGGAGTTTCAGTTAAACAATTACATCGGAATACACCTCGCGAAAGCTATGGTGGTCAACACGGTTTCCTTTTTGCACCATGCGGTGGTGCGTGTTGATGGGTTGAAGATGATCGGTATTCTGCAAACGGAGAATACGATTTTAGTTGTCCTTTTGGCCACGCTTGCCGTCCGATTTGTCGCCAATCGCGACAAAGGCCGAATCCTTCTCTGGGGACTCATTTTTAACGTGTCTGGATTCACCCTGATGACGGTGCTGACAACGCCAGTCGCTCTTGTTCTCGCCATGTTCTTAGCGACAGTTGGGGAAGTGGTCAACGTGCCCATTCGCCAAGCGTTTCTCGGCGATTTGGCACCTGATCACATGCGCTCCACCTACGCTGCAATGAACGGCATGACATTCGGCGCGGGAAGAATGCTGGCCACGATGGCCGTAGCACTTGGGGCAGTCCTACCGAATTGGACGATGGGGGCGATGAGCGGGATCGTGGGTACAGTTGGCATTTTGCTCGTCGCTCGTGTGGCAGCACGCAGTCATGGCAGAAAAGTTCACGATTCGGGTGTTGCGCAACCGAGCGGTCAGGCATTGGAGATAGAGTCGTGA
- a CDS encoding SDR family oxidoreductase, which produces MKLSGNTILITGGSAGIGLSFAERFIKARNTVIVCGRRESALQDAKEKFPDLITRVTDVGREADRKALFDWVTTNYPDVNVLVNNAGIQQRFHVLKADAKDNWNYYNNEIMVNAEAPIHLSMLFAPYFSKKEDAAIVNVTSGLAFTPLAIAPVYSATKAALHSFTMGLRHQLANTTVEVIEVAPPAVNTDLGGADLHVHGEPLDAFTDGIFQGLEEGKQEIGYGSSVNRLRMSRDEVDAYVENMYQAMKSTIE; this is translated from the coding sequence ATGAAGCTTTCAGGAAATACAATACTCATTACGGGCGGCAGTGCGGGCATTGGACTTTCTTTTGCAGAACGCTTTATCAAGGCCAGGAATACTGTTATCGTCTGCGGACGACGTGAAAGTGCACTTCAGGATGCCAAGGAGAAGTTCCCAGATCTCATTACCCGCGTCACTGACGTTGGACGTGAAGCCGACCGTAAAGCTTTGTTTGACTGGGTGACAACGAACTATCCAGACGTCAACGTATTAGTGAACAATGCAGGGATTCAACAACGTTTTCATGTATTGAAGGCGGATGCGAAGGACAATTGGAACTACTACAACAATGAGATCATGGTCAATGCTGAAGCCCCTATTCATCTATCCATGCTGTTCGCACCATATTTCTCAAAGAAAGAAGATGCGGCGATTGTGAATGTGACGTCCGGGTTAGCTTTCACGCCCCTGGCAATTGCCCCTGTTTATTCGGCGACCAAAGCGGCGCTACACTCCTTTACAATGGGTCTTAGACACCAGCTGGCTAATACAACTGTAGAAGTCATTGAAGTCGCTCCACCAGCAGTGAACACCGACTTAGGTGGGGCAGATTTACATGTACATGGAGAACCCCTAGATGCGTTCACGGACGGAATTTTCCAAGGGCTCGAAGAGGGTAAACAGGAGATTGGTTATGGCTCGTCCGTGAATCGCCTGCGAATGTCACGTGATGAAGTCGACGCATACGTAGAAAATATGTATCAAGCAATGAAAAGTACCATTGAATAA
- a CDS encoding DNA alkylation repair protein, producing MSDWKQSFLESIQQGVVEGVVKALDSQSTTHAGTAPSKIKNDAIKLLRKTNSDTLYPLILQLCGHENPTAQEVGAICLTDFYRSQSSEVNRVLYRLADSDNWEVREWVASACGLVLEKHFHDYFPVMAEWSRDVSENIRRAVVLAMMYAGKSRNPEFIDPFLDIIEPLLSDRSRYVRDNLGPFAIGNALIKYYPTQVLKRLDTWVNDEDEQVRWNIAMIFSAAEGAKFAHESQQVFDILSSDERPYVKKAVSKAIKNINKRTTGS from the coding sequence ATGAGTGATTGGAAGCAGTCGTTTTTAGAATCAATTCAACAAGGTGTAGTTGAAGGTGTGGTTAAGGCGTTGGATTCACAGTCAACCACACATGCAGGAACAGCACCCTCGAAAATTAAAAATGATGCAATTAAATTACTGCGAAAGACGAACTCAGATACGCTGTACCCGCTAATACTGCAATTATGCGGTCATGAAAACCCAACCGCACAAGAAGTTGGAGCGATTTGCTTAACTGATTTTTATCGAAGCCAATCATCTGAAGTCAATCGTGTATTGTATCGATTGGCAGACAGTGATAATTGGGAAGTTCGAGAATGGGTAGCAAGTGCTTGTGGTTTGGTTTTAGAAAAGCACTTTCATGACTACTTCCCTGTCATGGCGGAGTGGTCAAGGGACGTATCGGAAAACATACGACGTGCGGTTGTTCTTGCCATGATGTATGCGGGAAAGAGTCGGAATCCTGAATTTATTGACCCATTTTTAGACATTATAGAGCCCCTTCTTTCTGACCGTTCACGATATGTAAGAGATAACCTTGGTCCATTTGCAATTGGCAATGCACTTATAAAATATTACCCAACGCAAGTGTTAAAACGATTAGACACATGGGTGAATGATGAGGATGAGCAAGTTCGGTGGAACATTGCAATGATTTTCTCAGCCGCAGAAGGTGCAAAGTTTGCCCATGAATCCCAACAGGTATTTGATATTCTCTCGTCGGACGAGCGTCCATACGTGAAAAAAGCTGTGAGTAAAGCAATAAAAAACATCAATAAAAGGACGACTGGTTCTTGA